One Bacillus amyloliquefaciens DSM 7 = ATCC 23350 DNA window includes the following coding sequences:
- a CDS encoding acetyl-CoA C-acetyltransferase, which yields MREAVIVAGARTPVGKAKKGSLAAVRPDDLGALCVKETLKRAGGYEGNIDDLIIGCATPEAEQGLNMARNIGALAGLPHTVPAITVNRYCSSGLQSIAYGAEKIMLGAGDTVIAGGAESMSQVPMMGHVTRPNIALAEHAPEYYMSMGHTAEQVAETYGVSREDQDAFAVRSHQNAAKALKEGKFNDEIVPVEVSLTEIGDDHKPRKKQFIFSQDEGVRPGTSADVLAKLRPAFSKTGTVTAGNSSQTSDGAAAVMLMDREKASSLGLAPLVKFRSFAVGGVPPEVMGIGPIEAIPRALKLAGLELQDIGLFELNEAFASQAIQVIRSLGIDEEKVNVNGGAIALGHPLGCTGAKLTLSLIHEMKRRNEQFGVVTMCIGGGMGAAGVFELI from the coding sequence ATGAGAGAAGCAGTCATTGTGGCCGGTGCGAGAACTCCGGTCGGTAAAGCGAAAAAAGGGTCGCTTGCAGCCGTTCGTCCTGATGATTTAGGCGCGCTTTGTGTGAAAGAAACGCTGAAACGGGCAGGCGGCTATGAAGGAAATATCGATGACTTAATTATCGGATGTGCAACACCTGAAGCCGAACAAGGATTAAATATGGCACGTAATATCGGTGCGCTGGCGGGGCTTCCTCATACGGTGCCGGCTATTACGGTGAACCGCTACTGCTCTTCCGGACTCCAATCCATCGCTTACGGAGCTGAAAAAATCATGCTCGGCGCTGGTGACACCGTAATTGCGGGCGGTGCCGAATCCATGTCGCAAGTACCGATGATGGGGCATGTGACCCGCCCGAATATCGCTTTGGCGGAGCATGCGCCTGAGTATTACATGAGCATGGGACACACAGCGGAACAGGTCGCCGAAACGTACGGCGTATCCAGAGAAGACCAGGATGCATTTGCCGTCCGGAGCCATCAGAATGCCGCAAAAGCCCTTAAAGAAGGGAAATTCAATGACGAAATCGTACCGGTTGAAGTGTCGCTGACAGAAATCGGTGATGACCATAAGCCTCGGAAAAAACAATTTATCTTTTCTCAAGATGAAGGCGTGCGTCCGGGCACATCGGCTGACGTTTTAGCGAAGCTCCGTCCGGCGTTTTCTAAAACGGGAACCGTGACGGCCGGGAACTCTTCACAAACAAGTGACGGCGCGGCGGCTGTCATGCTGATGGATCGCGAAAAAGCTTCGTCGCTCGGATTGGCGCCGCTTGTCAAATTCCGTTCCTTTGCCGTAGGCGGCGTTCCGCCAGAGGTAATGGGGATCGGACCGATTGAAGCCATTCCGCGGGCGCTCAAGCTTGCCGGACTCGAATTACAGGATATCGGGCTTTTTGAATTGAATGAGGCCTTTGCTTCACAGGCCATTCAAGTTATCAGATCGCTCGGAATAGATGAAGAAAAGGTGAACGTAAACGGAGGCGCCATCGCGCTCGGACATCCGCTCGGATGCACTGGGGCGAAGCTGACCCTTTCACTCATACATGAAATGAAACGGAGAAACGAGCAATTCGGCGTGGTGACGATGTGCATCGGAGGCGGCATGGGCGCTGCCGGCGTATTTGAGCTCATTTAA
- a CDS encoding methionine ABC transporter permease: MFEKWFPNVDITELWTATYETLYMTVIALAFSFVIGAILGLLLFLTGKGSLWENKIINTVIAAVVNIFRSIPFLILIILLLGFTKFLVGSILGPNAALPALIIGSAPFYARLVEIALREVNKGVIEAARSMGAKTSTIIFKVLIPESMPALISGLTVTAIALIGSTAIAGAIGSGGLGNLAYVEGYQSNNTDVTFVATVFILIIVFIIQIIGDVITNIIDKR, from the coding sequence ATGTTTGAAAAATGGTTCCCGAACGTTGATATAACCGAGCTGTGGACGGCCACATACGAGACCCTTTATATGACGGTCATTGCTTTAGCCTTTTCATTTGTCATCGGAGCGATTCTCGGTCTTCTGCTCTTTTTAACGGGCAAGGGAAGCTTATGGGAAAATAAAATCATTAACACCGTGATTGCTGCGGTTGTCAATATTTTCAGGTCTATTCCGTTTCTTATTTTAATTATTCTGCTTCTCGGCTTTACTAAGTTTTTGGTCGGATCGATTTTAGGGCCGAACGCTGCATTGCCCGCGCTGATTATCGGCTCTGCGCCGTTTTATGCCCGCCTTGTTGAAATCGCGCTCCGTGAAGTTAATAAAGGAGTCATCGAAGCTGCCAGATCAATGGGAGCAAAGACATCGACGATTATCTTCAAAGTGCTGATTCCTGAATCAATGCCTGCGTTAATCTCAGGCCTCACCGTTACGGCCATCGCTCTGATCGGATCTACCGCCATTGCCGGCGCCATCGGGTCAGGCGGACTCGGAAACCTTGCATATGTAGAAGGATACCAGTCCAATAATACAGATGTAACGTTTGTGGCAACTGTATTTATTCTCATCATCGTCTTTATCATTCAAATTATCGGTGATGTGATTACAAATATAATAGACAAAAGATAA
- a CDS encoding thioredoxin family protein: MKELQENELESIQDDVYLLYLYTPFCGTCQLASKMLSVVEEMLPEAAFYKNNVNYSPAFAKAYQIESVPCFLLFKGGELVEKGYAFRSVSYLYELIKQKTSQTFPM; this comes from the coding sequence ATGAAAGAACTCCAAGAAAATGAACTCGAATCGATTCAGGATGACGTCTATCTCCTGTATTTGTACACCCCGTTTTGCGGCACATGCCAGCTGGCGTCCAAAATGCTTTCCGTCGTCGAAGAAATGCTGCCCGAAGCCGCCTTCTATAAAAACAACGTGAATTATTCCCCCGCATTCGCCAAAGCCTATCAGATTGAGAGCGTTCCGTGCTTTTTGCTGTTTAAAGGCGGAGAGCTTGTTGAGAAAGGATACGCCTTCCGCTCCGTTTCCTATTTATATGAGCTGATTAAACAAAAAACATCGCAAACGTTCCCGATGTGA
- the metQ gene encoding methionine ABC transporter substrate-binding lipoprotein MetQ, with the protein MKKIVLSALLLVFAGVLAACGSNGSNKKEIVVAATKTPHAEILKEAEPLLKEKGYTLTVKVLNDYKMYNKALADKEVDANYFQHVPYLEQEMKENKDYKLVNAGAVHLEPFGIYTKKYKSLKDLPKGATIIMTNNVAEQGRMLAMLQKAGLITLDPKVKTIDATTKNITKNPKNLIFKKIAPELTAKAYNEEEGDAVFINVNYAIQNKLNPLKDAIEVESTKNNPYANIIAVRKGDEKSAKIKALMEVLHSKKIKDFIEKKYDGAVLPVSE; encoded by the coding sequence TTGAAAAAGATTGTACTAAGTGCGCTGCTGCTTGTGTTCGCGGGAGTTTTGGCTGCCTGCGGATCAAACGGCTCAAATAAAAAGGAAATCGTCGTCGCTGCGACAAAAACACCGCATGCTGAAATTTTAAAAGAAGCGGAGCCGCTTCTGAAGGAAAAAGGCTACACATTAACAGTAAAAGTGCTGAACGATTACAAAATGTACAACAAAGCGTTAGCTGACAAAGAAGTGGATGCGAACTACTTCCAGCACGTTCCTTACCTTGAACAGGAAATGAAAGAAAATAAAGACTACAAACTCGTAAATGCCGGAGCCGTTCACCTTGAGCCCTTCGGAATTTACACGAAAAAATACAAATCATTGAAAGACCTGCCTAAAGGCGCGACCATCATCATGACAAACAACGTCGCAGAACAAGGCCGTATGCTGGCGATGCTTCAAAAAGCCGGACTGATCACACTTGATCCGAAGGTGAAAACGATTGACGCCACTACGAAAAACATTACGAAAAACCCGAAAAACCTGATATTCAAAAAAATCGCCCCTGAATTAACGGCGAAAGCATATAATGAAGAAGAAGGCGACGCAGTCTTCATTAACGTCAACTATGCGATTCAAAACAAACTGAACCCGTTAAAAGATGCGATTGAAGTGGAATCAACGAAAAACAACCCGTACGCCAACATCATTGCCGTTCGTAAAGGTGACGAAAAATCAGCGAAAATCAAAGCGCTTATGGAAGTGCTTCACTCTAAGAAAATCAAAGACTTTATTGAGAAAAAATACGACGGAGCCGTACTTCCTGTATCTGAATAA
- a CDS encoding YusG family protein, with protein sequence MAFDKQKVDVTENITGRFQNGRFSLFHENEAIGEMTGMNQYELKQGFLFENQKFYKTADVINGNDPKYVDCDYENGWC encoded by the coding sequence ATGGCTTTTGATAAACAAAAGGTCGATGTCACGGAGAACATCACGGGCCGCTTTCAAAACGGCCGGTTTTCCTTGTTTCATGAAAATGAAGCCATCGGCGAGATGACAGGCATGAACCAGTACGAGCTCAAACAGGGCTTTCTATTTGAAAATCAAAAATTTTATAAAACAGCCGATGTCATAAACGGCAACGATCCGAAATATGTGGATTGCGATTATGAGAACGGCTGGTGTTAA
- a CDS encoding SCP2 sterol-binding domain-containing protein: MEKIEVLENDGQHLFLKPLLNASTLLITFQGETEALTVSINGQGEMRKTAASKEKSNLTFYGNQTEIIHLLHGDVSLQKLIQSGKLKVKGSFRALLKLEAILWLTNGFFQAVSKRP, translated from the coding sequence GTGGAGAAAATAGAAGTTTTAGAGAATGACGGACAGCATCTGTTTTTGAAACCGCTATTAAATGCCTCAACGCTGCTGATTACATTCCAAGGAGAAACAGAAGCCTTAACGGTCTCAATTAACGGACAGGGAGAAATGAGAAAAACGGCGGCTTCAAAGGAAAAATCTAATTTGACCTTTTACGGAAACCAGACGGAAATTATCCATCTTTTGCACGGTGATGTCTCTTTGCAGAAACTCATCCAAAGCGGAAAACTCAAAGTGAAGGGATCATTCCGGGCCCTGCTGAAGCTGGAGGCCATCCTCTGGCTGACAAATGGATTTTTTCAGGCGGTCAGCAAGCGGCCGTAA
- a CDS encoding carboxymuconolactone decarboxylase family protein, which yields MAVAQYQDNGKSLHDALKQYKEGLGIFEQKMPMMGRKFNEFTEQCFSADSLTEKEKQLIALGISINAQDEFCMIYHTKGCLDQGATEENILEVISVAAAFGGGAALSQGVTLVQQCIQEFGHTTH from the coding sequence ATGGCAGTGGCTCAATATCAGGATAACGGCAAAAGCCTGCATGACGCATTAAAACAATACAAAGAAGGTTTAGGCATATTCGAGCAGAAAATGCCGATGATGGGACGGAAGTTTAATGAATTTACTGAACAGTGTTTCTCAGCGGATTCATTGACTGAAAAAGAGAAACAATTAATCGCTCTCGGCATCAGCATCAATGCTCAAGATGAATTTTGCATGATTTATCATACGAAGGGCTGCCTTGACCAGGGCGCGACAGAGGAAAACATCCTTGAGGTCATCAGCGTCGCGGCGGCATTCGGAGGAGGCGCAGCACTCAGTCAGGGAGTGACCCTCGTGCAGCAGTGCATTCAGGAATTCGGACATACGACGCATTAG
- the sufC gene encoding Fe-S cluster assembly ATPase SufC, whose translation MAASTLTIKDLHVEIEGKEILKGVNLEIKGGEFHAVMGPNGTGKSTLSAAIMGHPKYEVTKGSITLDGKDVLEMEVDERAQAGLFLAMQYPSEISGVTNADFLRSAINARREEGDEISLMKFIRKMDENMEFLEMDPEMAQRYLNEGFSGGEKKRNEILQLMMIEPKIAILDEIDSGLDIDALKVVSKGINKMRSENFGCLMITHYQRLLNYITPDVVHVMMQGRVVKSGGAELAQRLEAEGYDWIKQELGIEDETVGQEA comes from the coding sequence ATGGCTGCTTCAACATTAACGATCAAGGATCTTCACGTTGAAATCGAAGGAAAAGAGATCTTAAAAGGTGTAAACCTTGAAATAAAAGGCGGCGAATTCCACGCTGTCATGGGGCCGAACGGTACCGGTAAATCCACGCTTTCAGCAGCGATTATGGGACACCCGAAATACGAAGTTACAAAAGGCAGCATCACGCTTGACGGCAAAGATGTACTGGAAATGGAAGTGGACGAGCGCGCTCAGGCGGGTCTTTTCCTTGCGATGCAGTACCCAAGTGAAATCAGCGGTGTGACAAATGCCGATTTCCTTCGCTCTGCGATTAACGCACGCCGCGAAGAAGGCGATGAAATTTCTCTTATGAAATTCATCCGCAAAATGGACGAAAACATGGAGTTCCTTGAAATGGACCCTGAAATGGCTCAGCGTTACCTGAACGAAGGCTTCTCCGGCGGGGAGAAAAAACGCAACGAAATCCTTCAGCTTATGATGATCGAGCCGAAAATCGCCATTCTTGACGAAATCGATTCAGGTCTTGATATCGATGCGCTTAAAGTCGTTTCTAAAGGAATCAACAAAATGCGCAGCGAAAACTTCGGCTGCTTAATGATCACTCACTATCAGCGCCTTCTGAACTACATCACGCCTGATGTCGTTCACGTTATGATGCAGGGACGCGTAGTGAAATCAGGCGGAGCGGAGCTTGCGCAGCGCCTTGAAGCGGAAGGCTATGACTGGATTAAACAAGAACTCGGCATTGAAGACGAAACTGTAGGCCAAGAAGCGTAA
- a CDS encoding arsenate reductase family protein translates to MSLNFYWYPKCGTCRNAKKWLEDRGKEINEIHIVEETPTKEEIKDLYEKSGLELRKFFNTSGMKYRELNLKEKLYHMSEDEQLELLASDGMLLKRPITTDGEKVTVGFKEDQFEKYWM, encoded by the coding sequence ATGTCGTTAAATTTTTACTGGTACCCTAAATGCGGAACGTGCCGTAATGCGAAAAAATGGCTGGAAGACCGCGGTAAGGAAATAAACGAAATACATATTGTGGAAGAAACACCGACGAAAGAAGAAATCAAAGACCTCTACGAAAAGAGCGGCCTTGAGCTCAGAAAGTTTTTCAACACGAGCGGCATGAAATACCGCGAGCTGAACTTAAAGGAAAAACTGTACCACATGTCAGAGGATGAACAGCTTGAACTCCTGGCATCAGACGGTATGCTCCTGAAGCGCCCGATTACGACAGACGGCGAAAAAGTCACTGTCGGCTTTAAAGAAGACCAATTCGAAAAATATTGGATGTAA
- the metN gene encoding methionine ABC transporter ATP-binding protein MetN yields MIHLQNVSKIYKAKHGDVNAVQDVTLDIKKGEIFGIIGYSGAGKSSLIRLLNGLEKPTSGTVEVAGTELNKVSSRGLRKARQEISMIFQHFNLLWSRTVRENIMFPLEIAGVKKSERVRRADELIKLVGLEGKEKSYPSQLSGGQKQRVGIARALANNPKVLLCDEATSALDPQTTDSILDLLSDINDKLGLTIVLITHEMHVIRKICNRVAVMENGKVVEEGEVLQVFRNPREPMTKRFVQQVTEPEETKETIQHFLQETATGKTIQLSFVGQAAEQPLITEMIRNFDVDVNILQGKISQTKDGAYGSLFIHIDGQEKEVENVIRFIKDKQVEAEVITNV; encoded by the coding sequence TTGATCCATCTTCAAAATGTTTCAAAAATTTACAAAGCGAAGCATGGGGATGTCAATGCTGTCCAAGATGTCACTCTTGATATCAAAAAGGGCGAAATATTTGGAATTATAGGATATAGCGGAGCTGGTAAAAGTTCCTTAATCCGTCTCCTGAACGGCCTTGAAAAGCCGACGTCGGGCACCGTGGAAGTCGCGGGGACGGAATTAAATAAAGTAAGCAGCCGCGGACTGAGAAAAGCGCGTCAGGAAATCAGCATGATCTTCCAGCATTTTAACCTTCTTTGGTCGCGCACCGTCCGGGAGAACATTATGTTTCCACTGGAAATCGCCGGCGTGAAAAAAAGCGAACGGGTCCGCCGCGCCGATGAATTGATTAAACTGGTCGGTTTAGAGGGTAAAGAAAAATCTTATCCGTCGCAGCTGAGCGGCGGTCAAAAGCAGCGTGTCGGCATCGCCCGGGCGCTCGCCAATAATCCGAAAGTCCTTCTATGTGATGAAGCGACATCAGCGCTAGACCCGCAGACGACCGATTCAATTTTAGATCTTTTATCCGATATAAATGACAAACTCGGCCTGACGATTGTGCTCATTACCCATGAAATGCACGTCATCAGAAAAATCTGCAACAGAGTCGCCGTCATGGAAAACGGGAAAGTCGTTGAAGAAGGCGAAGTGCTCCAAGTCTTCAGAAACCCGCGTGAGCCGATGACAAAGCGTTTCGTTCAGCAGGTGACAGAACCGGAGGAGACGAAAGAAACCATTCAGCATTTTCTGCAGGAAACCGCGACAGGAAAAACGATTCAGCTTTCATTTGTCGGGCAGGCTGCCGAACAGCCCCTCATTACGGAGATGATCCGAAACTTTGACGTGGACGTCAATATTCTGCAGGGGAAAATTTCACAGACGAAAGACGGAGCCTACGGTTCTTTATTCATCCACATTGACGGTCAGGAAAAAGAAGTAGAAAACGTGATCCGGTTCATCAAAGACAAACAGGTAGAAGCAGAGGTGATCACAAATGTTTGA
- the gcvH gene encoding glycine cleavage system protein GcvH produces the protein MSTPKDMRYSKEHEWVKVEDGKARIGITHFAQSELGDIVFVELPEVGAEIKADEPFGSVESVKTVSELYAPINGTVTEVNEDLDDSPEFVNESPYEKAWMIVVEPADAEEIENLMTSEQYDEMTQED, from the coding sequence ATGAGCACACCGAAAGATATGCGTTATTCCAAAGAGCACGAATGGGTAAAAGTTGAGGACGGAAAAGCCCGTATCGGGATTACACACTTCGCGCAATCCGAACTTGGCGACATCGTATTTGTCGAGCTTCCTGAAGTCGGCGCTGAAATTAAAGCGGACGAGCCATTCGGCAGCGTAGAATCTGTCAAAACCGTATCCGAACTGTACGCACCGATTAACGGAACCGTAACGGAAGTGAACGAAGACCTTGATGACAGTCCTGAATTCGTAAACGAGTCTCCGTATGAAAAAGCGTGGATGATCGTCGTGGAACCGGCTGATGCTGAAGAAATCGAAAACCTCATGACTTCCGAGCAATATGACGAAATGACACAGGAAGACTGA
- a CDS encoding acyl-CoA dehydrogenase family protein, which yields MKQETVNVKKGGSFLIEETGYDQVFTPEDFTDEHKMIGKTTEDYVVNDVLPYIDEIENHQFEHSVRLLRKAGDLGLLGADVPEEYGGIGLDKISSAFITEKFSRAGSFSLSYGAHVGIGSLPIVFFGTEEQKKTYLPDLASGQRIAAYALTEPGSGSDALGAKTTAVLNEAGTHYILNGEKQWITNSAFADVFVVYAKVDGDKFSAFIVEKNYPGVSTGPEEKKMGIKGSSTRTLILDQAEVPKENLLGEIGKGHVIAFNILNIGRYKLAVGTIGASKRVIELSAAYANQRRQFKTPISSFTLTQEKLATMSARLYAMESSVYRTVGLFEDNMSRLTEEAQKDGREVAKSIAEYAIECSLNKMCGSETLDYIADEGVQIHGGYGFMQEYEVERAYRDSRINRIFEGTNEINRLIVTSTFLKKAVKGQLPLFEKAKALQEELMMLMPEEPGSEPLEQEKYIVRQAKKIALLTAGLAAQKYGKEIEGEQEIMVNIADIVSALYALESAVLRTEKAIAADGAEKAAQKLLYTEIFAQEALQNIEAHAKESLIAMEEGDSLRMMLSVLRKLTRLTPKNLIQKKREAAAAVFREEKYTV from the coding sequence ATGAAACAGGAAACGGTCAACGTCAAAAAAGGCGGCAGCTTTCTGATTGAAGAAACGGGATATGATCAAGTATTCACACCGGAGGATTTTACAGACGAACATAAAATGATCGGCAAAACGACAGAAGACTATGTCGTAAACGATGTTCTTCCTTATATTGATGAAATTGAAAACCATCAGTTTGAGCACTCAGTCAGACTGCTGAGAAAAGCCGGAGATCTTGGTCTCCTCGGAGCGGATGTGCCTGAAGAGTACGGCGGCATCGGTCTGGATAAAATCAGTTCAGCCTTCATTACGGAAAAGTTTTCACGTGCCGGCAGCTTTTCGCTTTCTTACGGCGCTCACGTCGGTATCGGTTCATTGCCGATCGTGTTCTTCGGCACGGAAGAGCAGAAGAAAACATATTTGCCGGACTTGGCTTCAGGACAAAGAATCGCGGCCTACGCCTTAACTGAGCCGGGTTCAGGTTCAGATGCCCTCGGCGCGAAAACAACGGCCGTTTTGAATGAAGCGGGCACACACTATATTCTCAATGGAGAAAAGCAATGGATTACAAACTCCGCCTTTGCAGATGTCTTTGTCGTCTATGCTAAAGTGGACGGAGATAAGTTTTCCGCATTTATCGTAGAAAAAAATTATCCTGGCGTGTCAACGGGCCCAGAAGAGAAAAAAATGGGGATTAAGGGTTCATCGACAAGAACGCTGATTTTAGATCAGGCGGAAGTGCCGAAAGAAAACCTTCTCGGCGAAATCGGAAAAGGCCATGTCATCGCCTTTAATATCCTGAATATCGGGCGTTACAAGCTTGCCGTCGGCACAATCGGCGCTTCTAAACGGGTGATTGAGCTGTCTGCCGCTTACGCAAACCAGCGCCGACAATTTAAAACGCCGATCTCAAGCTTCACGCTCACTCAGGAAAAGCTTGCGACGATGTCAGCAAGGCTGTACGCGATGGAGAGCTCTGTATACAGAACAGTGGGTCTGTTCGAAGATAATATGAGCAGACTGACGGAAGAAGCGCAAAAAGACGGACGCGAAGTCGCAAAGTCAATCGCCGAGTACGCGATTGAATGCTCGCTCAACAAAATGTGCGGGTCTGAAACACTTGACTACATTGCCGACGAAGGCGTTCAAATTCACGGCGGTTACGGGTTTATGCAGGAATATGAAGTGGAGCGCGCTTATCGTGACTCCAGAATCAACAGAATTTTCGAGGGCACAAATGAAATCAACCGCCTGATCGTAACGAGCACGTTCCTGAAAAAAGCCGTAAAAGGGCAGCTTCCGCTCTTTGAAAAAGCGAAAGCGCTCCAGGAAGAGCTCATGATGCTGATGCCTGAAGAGCCGGGCTCAGAGCCTCTTGAACAGGAGAAATACATTGTCAGACAGGCGAAAAAGATCGCCCTGCTGACAGCGGGACTTGCGGCGCAGAAATACGGAAAAGAGATCGAAGGCGAGCAGGAAATCATGGTGAACATTGCCGATATCGTCAGCGCGCTGTACGCTTTGGAATCTGCCGTCCTCAGAACGGAAAAAGCGATTGCGGCGGACGGTGCCGAAAAAGCTGCGCAGAAGCTGTTATATACGGAAATCTTTGCCCAGGAAGCCCTTCAGAACATTGAAGCGCACGCCAAAGAATCACTCATCGCCATGGAGGAAGGAGATTCCCTCCGCATGATGCTTTCTGTGCTGCGCAAACTGACGCGTTTGACACCGAAAAATCTCATTCAGAAAAAACGTGAAGCGGCTGCCGCTGTCTTCCGTGAAGAAAAATATACGGTTTGA